In a single window of the Anabas testudineus chromosome 17, fAnaTes1.2, whole genome shotgun sequence genome:
- the fyco1b gene encoding FYVE and coiled-coil domain-containing protein 1, with translation MASASSVGDNQLQRIIRDLHDAVLELSREHRDCGEPITDDSANLHKFFYKLEYLLQFDQKEKTTFLGQRKDYWDYFCDCLIKIKGANDGIRFVKSIPELKTSLGKGRAFIRYSLVHQRLADTLQQCLINQRVTSDWYYARSPFLKSHLTADIINNLYELNQIQFDVAPRGYDLDADWPAFARRTIGTASPAFAWKPPSRCSSINSLVSNYTQSQAQEFIPARDSQTHSLFGEVEACSIVENLRIELDQSELRQQELLKQVQELGEEAAELKGVVKDLQGQLEAQKSSGQTNGQSSQEATNQERLNDLQISREAINSELQDRLTAAENKNMELLSKLDEALKEKGQQTTSYCDSAWKIQELLDKLKIMEEERLEAKREAEDRARQSDRLTQELKLREEELRSSEKKLAEVKAGADKEREETLKRLEDLQGAVGRIQGALSLKEKETGNLRAQLQDLQASLECRERQAEELRKRLQEEREEVEQRWSTSSSQNEELECLIMDLRKTIRNREKELAASSERIKHLEEQLEKLNVEKESLSSRLIDNEFTSCDQTKNFEDYKIQCSNLTEINTKLLQTVKNSEESITELNESRTALLEQLASLRASEKTLKGRVEAANMVVEDREKKLLDENLHLEEIIQKALVQKEISDAQLKKLEHENKELLEGQSLLKKQLATTQQELDCVTAKTAKLDKSLTMSQRSQTELLEKLQETEAKLRDQTVQCGLLQARAEELESSTRELHDEKGTAESNEKVQKLDDENHTVSMETKEAPIRVVIAEAQLELNLREVTRLREEVVELRAQLLAGTEERMKVQALQEVTEASREDLRLLTEQLKAQVEELNRGHVDEILRSREREEALVHERDDEAQARASLAAEVTSSREELAKLKLQYDALSLENSESSEALHRANTETAELGVHVCMLTAENEEARLRYEGLSAKLQKLEEDAAQEAERLNNCVEQLRQENRQLLDQLHNEKGLLVTEQELQKELRKAQQKADTVQETTQVEIQALRLQNSSEAMNHHSQLQSVNQELHEVRLRLTTKQETVVNLENKLGQLEAENQRYCQQIEEKNIQMAESENLIRQKDDEIIHLKENLSRSEESLAAAQQASQEMSENLRRVTQDKQSLDFKTAAELDDLYRTKKNLEERLVELIREKDALWQKTNALEFEQKLRDEEMEKDVNYCMDCHSQFSWLLRKHNCRLCGRPFCYYCCSNTVSTQQGGNREHCCRDCYNQHSAVVERHPQEVLSNSTPGSPFRRLLSKKAGRAAAPVSGSDEVDKLDDGVFDIITDDEVSGVYDSDSFATACSPGHGQQGAAQLNSSASVGDLASEETEDVSATVQDAEICLLKSGEVTHSVPFTVDDLSGFGDSSRELFIKSSCYSIIPITMRNPGPTVAWTFTSEPKSIAFSVVYRESAETPLEQAKVLIPLTRCNSHKETMQGELKVRNPGEYTLIFDNSFSRFISKKVLYRLSLDKSVIYDGTDLL, from the exons ATGGCCTCCGCCTCATCAGTTGGAGACAATCAGCTGCAGAGGATAATCAGGGATCTGCATG ATGCTGTGTTGGAGCTGAGTAGAGAACACCGGGACTGTGGTGAACCCATAACTGATGACAGTGCCAACCTTCACAAGTTCTTCTATAAACTAGAATACCTACTACAG tTTGACCAAAAAGAGAAGACAACCTTTCTTGGCCAGAGGAAAGACTACTGGGATTACTTTTGCGACTGCCTGATTAAGATCAAGGGAGCTAATGATGGCATCCGTTTTGTCAAGTCCATCCCTGAG CTGAAGACATCTTTGGGGAAAGGAAGGGCTTTCATCCGCTATTCACTTGTTCACCAGCGTCTTGCAGACACTCTGCAGCAGTGTCTTATAAACCAGAGGGTCACAAG TGACTGGTATTATGCTCGGAGTCCTTTCCTCAAGTCACACCTCACTGCTGACATAATCAACAATCTTTATGAGCTCAACCAGATCCAATTTGATGTGGCACCCAGAGGTTATGACCTTGATGCAGATTGGCCAGCCTTTGCAAG GCGGACAATAGGCACAGCCTCGCCAGCTTTTGCTTGGAAGCCTCCCAGTCGCTGCTCTAGCATCAACAGTCTGGTTAGCAACTATACACAATCACAG GCACAGGAATTTATCCCAGCCCGAGACTCCCAGACTCACAGTCTCTTCGGTGAAGTGGAAGCTTGCAGCATTGTAGAGAATCTCCGCATTGAGCTCGACCAATCTGAGCTCAGACAGCAGGAACTTTTGAAACAAGTTCAGGAGTTAGGCGAAGAGGCTGCTGAGTTGAAAGGCGTGGTTAAAGACCTTCAAGGCCAGCTAGAAGCTCAGAAGTCTTCAGGTCAAACAAATGGCCAAAGTAGCCAAGAAGCAACTAATCAGGAAAGATTAAATGACCTTCAAATCAGTAGGGAAGCAATAAACAGTGAACTTCAAGACAGACTCACAGCAGCTGAGAACAAAAATATGGAGCTTCTCTCTAAGTTGGATGAGGCTCTTAAAGAAAAAGGACAACAAACGACTAGCTACTGTGACTCGGCCTGGAAAATCCAGGAACTCTTAGATAAACTTAAGAtaatggaggaggagagattaGAGGCAAAGAGAGAGGCTGAAGATAGGGCCAGACAGTCAGACCGTCTAACACAAGAACTAAAACTCAGGGAAGAAGAGCTGAGAAGCAGTGAAAAGAAGCTAGCTGAAGTCAAAGCTGGAGCCGATAAAGAACGGGAAGAGACGCTCAAACGGTTGGAGGACCTCCAGGGGGCTGTCGGCCGAATTCAGGGTGCGTTGAGTTtgaaggagaaggagacaggTAACCTGAGAGCCCAGCTTCAAGATCTGCAGGCGTCACTGGAGTGCAGAGAAAGACAGGCAGAAGAACTGAGGAAAAGACTgcaggaagagagggaagaggtAGAGCAGAGATGGAGTACGAGCAGTAGCCAGAATGAGGAACTTGAGTGCCTGATTATGGatttaagaaaaacaataagaaacagagagaaagagctagCTGCTAGTTCAGAGAGAATAAAACATCTGGAGGAGCAGTTGGAGAAACTAAATGTTGAGAAAGAAAGTCTTAGCTCAAGGCTTATTGATAATGAGTTTACTTCCTGCGATCAAACCAAGAACTTTGAGGACTATAAAATACAATGCAGCAATCTTACAGAAATAAACACTAAGCTACTTCAAACAGTTAAGAACAGTGAAGAGAGCATTACAGAGTTGAATGAGAGTAGGACAGCCTTGTTGGAACAGCTAGCTTCTCTGAGGGCTTCTGAGAAGACCTTAAAAGGCAGGGTAGAGGCTGCCAACATGGTTGTGGAAGACCGggaaaaaaagcttttagaTGAAAATCTGCATTTGGAAGAGATCATCCAGAAGGCACTTGTCCAGAAAGAAATATCAGATGCTCAATTAAAGAAGCTAGAGCACGAGAACAAGGAACTTCTTGAAGGTCAGTCACTGTTGAAGAAACAGTTGGCGACAACTCAACAGGAACTTGACTGTGTCACTGCCAAAACTGCAAAGTTGGACAAGAGCCTAACTATGTCCCAAAGAAGCCAAACAGAGTTACTTGAAAAACTCCAGGAAACAGAGGCTAAACTCCGAGACCAGACTGTTCAATGTGGGCTTCTTCAGGCTCGAGCAGAGGAACTGGAAAGCAGCACCAGAGAGCTACATGATGAAAAAGGAACTGCAGAGAGCAATGAAAAAGTGCAGAAGCTTGATGATGAGAATCACACTGTGTCAATGGAAACCAAAGAGGCTCCCATCAGGGTGGTAATTGCTGAGGCTCAGCTGGAGCTCAACCTGAGGGAGGTAACCAGACTAAGGGAAGAGGTGGTGGAGCTCAGGGCTCAACTGCTAGCAGGAACTGAGGAGAGGATGAAAGTTCAGGCCCTGCAGGAAGTGACAGAGGCCTCCAGAGAGGACCTCCGTCTTTTAACAGAACAGCTCAAGGCCCAGGTGGAGGAACTAAACCGCGGGCATGTGGATGAGATTCTTCGTTCCCGCGAGCGAGAGGAGGCTCTCGTCCATGAGCGAGATGACGAGGCTCAGGCTCGAGCAAGTCTGGCTGCAGAGGTGACATCCTCCAGAGAGGAGCTTGCTAAACTAAAGCTGCAATATGACGCCTTGAGTCTGGAGAACAGTGAATCTAGCGAAGCGCTTCATAGAGCCAACACGGAAACAGCTGAActtggtgtgcatgtgtgtatgctaACTGCTGAGAACGAAGAGGCTCGTCTGCGCTATGAGGGTTTGTCAGCAAAGCTGcagaagctggaggaggacGCAGCTCAGGAGGCTGAGAGGCTGAACAACTGTGTGGAGCAACTTCGTCAGGAGAACCGACAACTCCTCGATCAGCTCCATAATGAGAAGGGTCTGTTGGTGACCgagcaggagctgcagaaggAGCTGAGAAAGGCACAGCAGAAAGCTGACACTGTGCAGGAGACAACCCAGGTGGAGATTCAGGCACTTCGCCTGCAGAACAGTAGCGAAGCCATGAACCACCACAGCCAACTCCAG AGTGTGAACCAAGAGTTACATGAAGTGAGATTACGGCTGACGACTAAGCAGGAGACAGTGGTCAACCTGGAGAACAAACTCGGGCAGCTAGAG GCTGAGAATCAGAGATATTGCCAACAgattgaggagaaaaacatccaGATGGCCGAGTCTGAAAATCTCATCCGGCAAAAAGACGACGAGATAATCCATCTGAAAGAGAATTTATCAAG GTCTGAGGAGAGTCTAGCAGCGGCTCAGCAGGCCTCTCAGGAGATGAGTGAAAATCTACGCAGAGTCACACAGGACAAACAAAGCCTTGATTTTAAGACAGCTGCTGAACTCGATGATCTTTATCGCACCAAAAAGAATCTGGAAGAAAGACTTGTGGAACTTATTAG GGAGAAAGATGCACTTTGGCAGAAGACAAATGCCCTGGAGTTTGAGCAGAAACTGCGGGatgaggagatggagaaagatgTGAACTACTGTATGGATTGTCACAGTCAGTTCAGTTGGTTGCTTCGGAAGCACAACTGCAG ATTGTGTGGGCGTCCCTTCTGCTACTactgctgcagcaacacagtgaGCACCCAGCAGGGCGGCAACAGAGAACACTGCTGCCGGGACTGCTACAATCAGCACAGTGCGGTAGTGGAGCGCCACCCACAGGAGGTATTGTCTAACAGCACACCAGGGTCACCTTTTAGACGCTTGTTGTCTAAAAAGGCTGGGAGAGCTGCGGCCCCTGTCTCAG gATCAGATGAAGTTGACAAACTTGACGATGGTGTGTTTGACATCATCACAGACGACGAAGTGAGTGGGGTCTATGACAGTGACTCTTTTGCCACCGCCTGCTCTCCTGGACACGggcagcagggggcagcacaACT AAACAGCAGTGCCAGTGTAGGTGACCTCGCATCAGAGGAAACGGAGGACGTCAGTGCTACAGTGCAAGATGCAGAGATTTGCCTGCTGAAGTCTGGAGAAGTTAC ACACTCTGTCCCCTTCACGGTTGATGACCTCTCAGGGTTTGGGGACAGCTCTCGAGAGCTCTTCATCAAATCCAGCTGTTACAGCATCATCCCCATCACCATGAGAAACCCTGGTCCCACTGTCGCCTGGACGTTTACCTCTGAACCAAAGAGCATCGCCTTCAGTGTGGTCTACAGAGAAAGCGCAGAGACACCACTGGAGCAGGCTAAA GTTTTGATCCCACTGACTCGTTGTAACTCTCACAAAGAGACGATGCAGGGGGAACTGAAAGTCAGAAACCCCGGAGAATACACTCTCATCTTTGACAACTCCTTCTCCAG GTTCATCTCCAAGAAAGTGCTGTATCGCCTGAGTCTAGACAAGTCTGTGATCTACGATGGAACTGACCTCCTCTGA
- the LOC113171568 gene encoding chemokine XC receptor 1-like produces MATTEDYMNSTDEYNYDYEDEMCNKTSVMQFGAIFTPVFFSFVVIFSLFGNILVIVILAKYENLRCITNAFILNLAVSDLFFTAGLPFWAYYHMYGWTLGEVACKTINFVFYTGFYSSGILLILMTAHRYMAVMRPLSDIVSATGLSSVVASVIIWAFSILVASPAFVFTVQEENHCTYKSSFWTLWGIYQQNVLFVVSSVVFTFCYSQIICRLLLRSSTQKRKSRTLKLIFTLMVVFFVGWAPYNIVMFLQSFSYFPQEAASGETLKAACDSSKLLDYALYISRFFAFSHCCLNPVFYVFVGVKYKNHLKKLLKSWGRNNNSIGNRHSRLTIISLTSGEDVST; encoded by the coding sequence ATGGCTACAACTGAAGACTATATGAATTCTACAGACGAATATAATTATGATTACGAAGACGAAATGTGCAACAAAACAAGTGTCATGCAGTTTGGCGCGATCTTCACtccagtgtttttctcttttgtggTTATCTTCAGTCTGTTTGGCAACATTCTGGTCATTGTGATTCTGGCAAAGTATGAGAATCTCCGATGCATCACCAACGCTTTCATCCTGAACCTGGCTGTATCAGATCTCTTCTTCACTGCAGGTCTGCCTTTCTGGGCTTACTACCACATGTACGGATGGACTTTAGGGGAGGTGGCATGCAAAACAATCAACTTTGTCTTCTATACTGGCTTCTACAGCAGTGGTATCCTCCTCATCCTGATGACTGCTCATCGTTATATGGCTGTCATGCGTCCTCTGTCTGACATTGTGTCAGCCACAGGCTTGTCCAGTGTCGTAGCTTCTGTCATCATCTGGGCATTTAGTATCTTGGTTGCCAGTCCAGCCTTTGTCTTTACCGTCCAGGAAGAGAATCACTGTACATACAAAAGTTCCTTCTGGACCTTGTGGGGAATCTACCAGCAAAATGTTCTCTTTGTTGTGAGTTCAGTGGTTTTCACTTTTTGCTACTCTCAAATCATCTGTAGGTTGCTGCTGCGTTCTAGcactcaaaaaagaaaaagtagaactttaaaactaatttttacTCTCATGGTTGTCTTCTTCGTTGGCTGGGCACCTTACAACATAGTCATGTTTCTACagtcattttcttattttccacAAGAGGCTGCTTCCGGAGAGACTTTAAAAGCAGCTTGTGATTCATCCAAATTACTGGATTATGCTTTGTACATTAGTCGTTTTTTTGCCTTTTCACACTGCTGCCTTAAccctgtgttttatgtgtttgtgggGGTTAAATACAAAAACCACTTAAAGAAACTGCTTAAGAGCTGGGGCCGCAACAATAACAGCATAGGCAATAGACATAGTCGGCTTACAATAATTTCACTAACAAGTGGGGAAGATGTCTCGACGTAG
- the LOC113171569 gene encoding chemokine XC receptor 1-like, whose product MADNITMSNADVTDSLIFLCDEIFDFTTISGVFFILIFIFSVTGNGLLLCVLVLYENLKNATNLFVLNMACSDLIFTITLPFWAVSYLHQWVFGDFVCKFMTASYYVGLYSSIILLTALTVDRFITVVMHKFPNRVRRQWFAIGACVAAWIISISASVSNAVNVKVENTWNDIPICMDESPHVKLGYYLQVSLLFFHPFAIIVFCYSAILKIFFQYSNRKRHRTTVVMVLCIVAAFFICWGPYNMMIFTATWYEPIGCKAQERFEMAFSICQILAYSHCCMNPLLYMLSQKLRRHLLHLLTSKTNRNGGNPSVISTFQNLSLIGQNSTVMSEMHSKLCQTLAHV is encoded by the coding sequence ATGGCAGACAACATCACCATGAGCAACGCAGATGTGACTgacagtttgatatttttatgtgATGAGATATTTGACTTTACAACCATCAGTGGCGTCTTCTTCATTTTGATCTTCATCTTCAGTGTCACCGGCAATGGTCTCCTCTTATGTGTTCTTGTCCTTTATGAGAACCTGAAAAATGCCACAAATCTATTTGTCCTGAACATGGCCTGCTCTGATTTGATCTTCACAATCACACTTCCGTTCTGGGCTGTGAGTTACCTGCACCAATGGGTCTTTGGGGACTTTGTCTGCAAATTCATGACTGCGTCATACTATGTTGGTTTGTACAGCAGCATCATTCTACTTACTGCCCTGACTGTGGATCGTTTCATAACAGTGGTGATGCACAAGTTTCCTAACCGTGTCAGGAGGCAGTGGTTTGCAATAGGAGCCTGTGTAGCTGCTTGGATCATCAGCATCTCAGCATCTGTGAGTAATGCTGTAAACGTAAAAGTGGAAAATACCTGGAACGACATCCCCATATGTATGGATGAGAGCCCTCATGTCAAGCTGGGATATTATCTCCAGGTGTCACTGCTCTTCTTCCACCCTTTTGCCATCATTGTGTTTTGCTATTCTGCCATCCTGAAGATATTTTTTCAGTATTCAAACAGGAAAAGGCACAGGACGACTGTAGTGATGGTTTTATGTATTGTTGCAGCCTTCTTCATCTGCTGGGGACCATACAATATGATGATTTTCACTGCGACATGGTATGAACCCATAGGCTGTAAAGCACAAGAACGTTTTGAGATGGCCTTCAGTATTTGTCAAATACTTGCTTATTCTCACTGCTGTATGAACCCTCTTCTATATATGCTCTCGCAAAAACTGCGACGACATCTGTTGCATCTTTTAACTTCCAAGACTAACAGGAACGGAGGCAACCCCAGTGTCATTTCAACTTTTCAGAATTTGAGTTTGATAGGACAAAACTCTACTGTCATGTCGGAAATGCATTCCAAATTATGTCAAACATTAGCCCATGTGtag